A single genomic interval of Anopheles marshallii chromosome 2, idAnoMarsDA_429_01, whole genome shotgun sequence harbors:
- the LOC128709125 gene encoding serine/threonine-protein phosphatase 2A 56 kDa regulatory subunit epsilon isoform, whose protein sequence is MSSGTFVDRIDPFAKRSLKKKSKKSQGSSRYRNSQDVELQQLPPLKVDCSSLEQEELFIRKLRQCCVSFDFMDPLSDLKGKEIKRAALNDLSAYITHGRGVLTENVYPEIIKMISVNLFRTLPPSENPDFDPEEDDPTLEASWPHLQLVYEVFLRFLESADFQATFGKKVIDQKFVLQLLELFDSEDPRERDFLKTVLHRIYGKFLGLRAFIRKQINNIFLRFIYETEHFNGVGELLEILGSIINGFALPLKAEHKQFLVKVLLPLHKVKVLSLYHAQLAYCVVQFLEKDASLTEPVVRGLLKFWPKTCSQKEVMFLGEIEEILDVIEPPQFVKIQEPLFRQIAKCVSSPHFQVAERALYFWNNEYAMSLIEDNNAVIMPIMFPALYRISKEHWNQTIVALVYNVLKTFMEMNSKLFDELTASYKAERQKEKRREREREELWKRLNELEISSRAPNKEQNPLTNQSAGGLIQDANPSLGGAGGAQLNPNSLSSPTVTSTSSFAPSSANTTGNNNNNSSAGGASQPPGSSGAGSALSAGATSQQNASAVDAAAALSK, encoded by the exons ATGTCGTCCGGAACGTTCGTAGATCGAATCGATCCGTTCGCCAAACGTTCGCtcaagaagaaaagcaaaaaatctcAGGGCTCATCACGGTACAGGAATTCACAGGATGTCGAGCTGCAACAGTTACCACCACTCAAAG TTGACTGTTCCAGCTTAGAGCAGGAGGAGTTATTCATACGCAAGCTACGACAATGCTGCGTTTCGTTCGATTTTATGGATCCGCTTTCGGATCTgaagggaaaggaaataaagcgGGCAGCCCTAAACGATCTTTCAGCCTACATCACACACGGCCGTGGCGTGTTGACGGAGAATGTCTATCCGGAGATTATCAAAATG ATATCGGTGAATTTGTTTCGAACCCTGCCGCCCAGCGAAAATCCTGACTTCGACCCGGAAGAGGACGATCCTACCTTAGAAGCTTCCTGGCCCCATCTACAGTTGGTGTATGAAGTATTTCTTCGGTTTCTCGAATCAGCCGACTTCCAAGCAACGTTCGGGAAGAAAGTAATCGATCAGAAATTTGTACTGCAG TTGCTGGAACTGTTCGATTCCGAGGATCCGAGAGAGCGTGATTTTCTAAAGACCGTGCTGCATCGCATCTATGGCAAATTTCTAGGATTACGTGCGTTTATTCGTAAGcaaattaataatatattCCTACGTTTTATATATGAAACGGAACATTTCAATGGCGTCGGCGAGCTGCTGGAAATTTTGGGAAG CATAATCAATGGGTTCGCTCTGCCGTTGAAGGCGGAACACAAACAGTTTTTGGTGAAGGTTCTGTTGCCATTACACAAGGTGAAAGTGCTGTCCCTCTACCATGCCCAGCTCGCTTACTGCGTGGTGCAGTTCCTCGAGAAGGATGCCTCGTTGACTGAACCGGTCGTGCGGGGCTTACTAAAATTCTGGCCAAAGACGTGCTCGCAGAAAGAGGTGATGTTTCTTGGCGAAATCGAAGAAATACTGGACGTGATCGAGCCGCCGCAGTTTGTTAAAATACAAGAACCGCTCTTTCGACAGATCGCCAAGTGCGTGTCCAGTCCACACTTTCAG GTCGCCGAACGAGCGCTTTACTTCTGGAATAATGAGTACGCAATGTCACTGATCGAGGACAACAATGCCGTTATAATGCCAATTATGTTCCCGGCGCTCTACCGGATCAGCAAAGAGCACTGGAATCAAACAATTGTTGCCCTAGTGTACAATGTGCTGAAAACGTTCATGGAGATGAACTCGAAGCTGTTTGACGAACTAACAGCAAGCTACAAAGCTGAGAGGCAGAA AGAAAAGCGACGAGAGCGAGAACGGGAAGAGCTGTGGAAGCGACTGAACGAACTGGAAATATCGTCCCGTGCGCCAAACAAGGAACAAAATCCGCTCACCAATCAATCGGCAGGAGGACTAATACAGGACGCCAACCCATCGCTGGGGGGAGCTGGCGGTGCGCAGCTAAATCCCAACTCACTTTCATCGCCCACCGTAACATCCACATCATCCTTCGCGCCCTCGTCGGCAAACACGACtggcaataacaacaataatagcAGCGCCGGGGGTGCTTCCCAGCCGCCGGGATCATCGGGTGCCGGGTCGGCGCTTTCTGCCGGCGCCACTTCCCAGCAGAATGCTTCGGCGGTCGATGCGGCTGCCGCGTTAAGCAAgtga